Proteins encoded within one genomic window of Humulus lupulus chromosome 1, drHumLupu1.1, whole genome shotgun sequence:
- the LOC133817673 gene encoding uncharacterized protein LOC133817673, producing the protein MTMDRVGQLYFIPWNIREHWMLVIAMPKGKIVYLDPLKSHKRPEEIDSMIMSAYYRASSNALLGNPTKIFNVTCPRQPQSHECGFYVLKYIRDLVRASNAMTTLKEKFGGKTQYCEIADLLPIQHEWLGKLMTYIYQ; encoded by the exons atgaccatggatagagttggtcaactttactttataccttggaacatacg ggaacattggatgttggtgattgctatgccaaaaggaaaaatcgtgtacttagatccattgaaatcacacaaacgtccagaagaaattgattcaatgataatgag tgcatattatagagcttcttccaatgcattactcggcaatcccacaaagatattcaatgttacatgtccaagacaaccacaaagtcatgaatgtggtttttatgtcttgaagtacattagagatcttgtacgggcatcaaatgcaatgactaccctaaaagaaaaa tttggtgggaagacgcaatattgtgagattgcagacctcttgccaatccaacacgaatggttaggcaaattgatgacatacatttatcagtaa